GGCGGGTCGCGGACGCCTAGCGTCCGGCGTCGGGCGACGCGCTCCGCGCGGCGCCGTCGAGCGCCGCGCGCACCTGCGCGTGCGCCTCGCGCGAGAGCGCGTAGCGCGACGCGATCGCGATCGCGACGGCGAGGAAGAACGCGGGAGCGAGCGTCGCCGCGACGCGGATCGCGAGCAGCGCGCTCTCGGGCTGCTCGGGCTGCCGCGCGACGTAGCCCGTCAGCTCGAAGGCGAGGCCCATCAGCAGCACGCCGGTCGCGCCGCCGATCTTGCGCAGGAACGTGAACACGCCGTTGTACACGCCCTCGCGGCGCTGCCCGGTCGCGAGCTCGTCCTCGTCGATGACCTCGCCGATCATCGCCCACGGCATGAGGTCGGCCGCGCAGTAGCCGATGCCGATCAGCGCGATCAGCGCGTAGACCGCCGCGCGCGGCGTCCCGGGCCCGACGAACAGGAACATCGGGACGAGCAGCAGCGCCCACCAGCCCGCGCCGAACGCGAACAGCCGGTGCTTGTCGAAGCGCGTCGCGAAGCGAAGCCACAGCGGGAGCGCCGCGATCGACGAGACGAGCAGCGTCAGGATGTAGAACGCGAACGTCATCTGCTCCTCGCGCAGCCACGACGCCGTGTAGTAGGCGAGCGACGCGCCGGCGAGGTCGACCGCGATCCGCGCCGCGATGAACAATGCGCACAGCCGCACGAAGTTGCGGTGCGAGCGCAGCTGGCGGAGCCCCTCGCGCAGCGGCGGCGACACGCGGCGCGGCGCGCCCGGCCTCTCGAAGCTCACGCGGTGGACGGCGAGCCAGGGCAGGAGCAGCCAGACGCCGAAGAGGGCGCCCGCCGCGGCGTAGGCGTCCGCGTCGCTGCCCCAGGCGTCGGCGAGCACGCGCATGCCCATCGCGAAGATCGTCCCCACCACCGCGCAGCCCGCGCGGAACGCGTTCAGCGACGTGCGCTCGTCGTAGTCGCGCGCCATCTCGGGCAGCAGCGCGAGGTAGGGCACCGAGAGGATCGTCGTCGCGAGCGAGAGCGCGACGTAGACGGCGAGGTAGTACGCGAACATCGCGCCCTGCGACGCGAAGGGCGTGCGCCAGACGAGGGCGAAGCAGACGGCGAACGGCAGCATCCCGATCAGGAAGAAGGGCCGCCGCCGGCCGCTGCGCCACGTCCGCGAGTCCGAATAGCGTCCGACCAGCGGGTCGGTGATCGCATCGACGATGCGCGCGCCCCAGACGACCGCGGACGCGAGCGCCGGCCGCAGCCCGGCGACGTCGGTGAGGAAGTAGAAGAACAGGAGCGAGAGCGCGGACAGCGACAGGTTGACGGTGTGGTCGCCCAGGCCGAACACGAGCTTGCGCAGCGGGCCGAGGTGGGGCGCCGGCGCGGGCGGCGCCCCGGTCGGCGCGATCTCGGAGGCGGCCTCGCTCACACGTCGGCCGTGTAGGGCGGCGCCGGGTCGTACTCCATCATGCGCTGCGCGAGGCGCGCGTGCGCGACGCCCCAGATCTGCCCGACCACCCAGAGCGCCATGTCGATGCCGGCCGAGACGCCGGCCGCCGTCACCAGGTTGCCGTCGCGCACGTAGCGCACGCCGTCGAGCACCGTCGTGTCCGGATAGCGTTCGCGCAGCGTCGGCACGAACGCCCAGTGCGTCGTGACGCGGCGTCCGCGCGCGAGGCCCGCGCCCGCGAGCACGAGCGAGCCCGTGCAGACGCTCGTCACCCACGTGCAGCGCGGTGCGACCTCGCGCAGCCACGCGAGCAGCGCCTCGTTCCCGACCTCGCGGCGCGTGC
This genomic interval from Myxococcota bacterium contains the following:
- a CDS encoding MFS transporter — translated: MSEAASEIAPTGAPPAPAPHLGPLRKLVFGLGDHTVNLSLSALSLLFFYFLTDVAGLRPALASAVVWGARIVDAITDPLVGRYSDSRTWRSGRRRPFFLIGMLPFAVCFALVWRTPFASQGAMFAYYLAVYVALSLATTILSVPYLALLPEMARDYDERTSLNAFRAGCAVVGTIFAMGMRVLADAWGSDADAYAAAGALFGVWLLLPWLAVHRVSFERPGAPRRVSPPLREGLRQLRSHRNFVRLCALFIAARIAVDLAGASLAYYTASWLREEQMTFAFYILTLLVSSIAALPLWLRFATRFDKHRLFAFGAGWWALLLVPMFLFVGPGTPRAAVYALIALIGIGYCAADLMPWAMIGEVIDEDELATGQRREGVYNGVFTFLRKIGGATGVLLMGLAFELTGYVARQPEQPESALLAIRVAATLAPAFFLAVAIAIASRYALSREAHAQVRAALDGAARSASPDAGR
- a CDS encoding DJ-1/PfpI family protein, producing MATDPLDPTIGIVVFPNAEELDFVGPWEAFSMAKRAHRGGAESPDPAAPAPDLGVHLVAQTRDVVRCAKGLRVVPDCAFEDAPPLDVVLVPGGIGTRREVGNEALLAWLREVAPRCTWVTSVCTGSLVLAGAGLARGRRVTTHWAFVPTLRERYPDTTVLDGVRYVRDGNLVTAAGVSAGIDMALWVVGQIWGVAHARLAQRMMEYDPAPPYTADV